The proteins below come from a single Serratia fonticola genomic window:
- a CDS encoding DUF4123 domain-containing protein, which yields MQQTLTGWLRNTAGTPLYAVLANTNGAEGIKAYYREDGSRTPFGLYANTQYANWFEVMPVLVALDDGSPFLRWVAETPLRNWGWLARSPLPQSTISDHLRGLTQVSLPSGKEVFFRYWDGRFLLTYFDYYGDHWGEILPVFSAYWVNGRAFTCPVIPDAPLQAFPWWRVPQGVVDAQLDKDVLPLVLNICQILRRDYADMVARWPGAILEKKIRRLLTPQRRHDPQILAEILRTLAHA from the coding sequence TTGCAACAGACCTTAACGGGCTGGCTGAGGAACACGGCTGGCACGCCGTTATACGCCGTTCTGGCCAATACCAACGGTGCTGAAGGCATCAAAGCCTATTACCGCGAAGACGGCAGCCGCACGCCTTTCGGGCTATATGCCAACACGCAATACGCTAACTGGTTTGAAGTCATGCCGGTGCTGGTAGCGCTTGATGACGGCAGCCCGTTCCTGCGCTGGGTGGCAGAGACGCCGCTGCGCAACTGGGGCTGGCTGGCGCGTTCGCCGCTGCCGCAGTCCACCATTTCTGACCATCTGCGCGGCCTGACCCAGGTGAGCCTGCCTTCGGGTAAAGAGGTGTTTTTCCGTTATTGGGATGGCCGGTTTCTCCTCACCTACTTTGATTATTACGGCGACCACTGGGGCGAGATCCTGCCGGTCTTTTCCGCTTATTGGGTTAATGGCCGAGCTTTCACCTGCCCGGTAATACCTGATGCGCCGTTACAGGCTTTCCCTTGGTGGCGAGTCCCTCAAGGTGTAGTGGATGCACAGCTGGATAAGGACGTATTGCCTCTGGTGCTTAATATCTGCCAGATCCTGCGGCGGGACTACGCCGATATGGTTGCCCGCTGGCCTGGGGCGATACTGGAGAAAAAAATACGCCGCCTGCTTACCCCGCAGCGACGTCACGATCCCCAGATCTTGGCCGAGATCCTGCGTACCCTCGCACACGCTTAA